Proteins encoded within one genomic window of Mesorhizobium sp. AR10:
- a CDS encoding pirin family protein: MSFFPGNDPQPGDAFASDQIELMVIPNAKDIGGFQVRRALPTAKRRLVGPFIFFDRMGPAILRAGQALDVRPHPHIGLSTVTYLFDGKIRHRDSLGTEMVIQPGDVNLMTAGRGIVHSERTPEELRGAPMSVSGLQTWLALPNGKEEVDPVFENTAALSLPEIDAEGVSGRVVIGAFSGLRSPVSTASDTLYADLRLAPGASVKIPADAEERAIYTLEGEVTISGDRFPAERLLVFKPGDEIIVSSEGGAHFMLFGGASLGAPRYIWWNFVSSSKERIEQAKEEWKTGRFDIVPGDEEEFIPLPDN; the protein is encoded by the coding sequence ATGAGTTTCTTCCCCGGAAACGACCCGCAGCCTGGTGACGCCTTCGCCAGCGACCAGATCGAGTTGATGGTCATTCCGAACGCCAAGGATATTGGCGGCTTTCAGGTTCGCCGCGCGCTGCCGACGGCCAAGCGCCGTCTGGTCGGCCCGTTCATCTTCTTCGACCGCATGGGCCCGGCCATCCTGCGGGCCGGCCAGGCGCTCGATGTCCGTCCGCATCCACATATCGGCCTGTCGACCGTCACCTATCTGTTCGACGGCAAGATCAGGCATCGCGATTCGCTCGGCACCGAAATGGTGATCCAGCCCGGCGACGTGAATCTGATGACCGCCGGCCGCGGCATCGTCCATTCCGAGCGCACGCCGGAAGAGTTGCGCGGCGCGCCGATGTCGGTCTCCGGCCTGCAGACCTGGCTGGCGCTGCCGAACGGCAAGGAGGAGGTCGACCCGGTCTTCGAGAACACGGCCGCGCTGAGTCTGCCCGAAATCGACGCCGAAGGCGTCAGCGGCCGCGTCGTCATCGGTGCGTTTTCGGGCTTGCGGTCTCCGGTCTCGACCGCCTCGGATACGCTTTACGCCGACCTCAGACTGGCGCCCGGCGCCAGTGTGAAAATCCCCGCCGACGCCGAGGAGCGCGCCATCTATACGCTGGAAGGTGAGGTTACGATCTCCGGCGATCGTTTCCCGGCCGAGCGGCTGCTGGTGTTCAAGCCGGGCGACGAGATCATTGTCTCGTCGGAAGGCGGTGCCCATTTCATGCTGTTCGGCGGCGCCTCGCTCGGCGCGCCACGCTATATCTGGTGGAATTTCGTTTCGTCATCGAAGGAACGCATCGAACAGGCCAAAGAAGAATGGAAGACAGGCCGCTTCGATATCGTTCCTGGAGATGAGGAAGAGTTCATTCCGCTGCCGGACAATTAG
- a CDS encoding class I SAM-dependent RNA methyltransferase translates to MSARFTIARLGSQGDGVAEAEAGEVFIPFTLPGETVSAAREKDRATLMAVLETSPLRIDPACRHFTDCGGCALQHLEAEAYRQWKRDKVVQALRIKGIAGDVGALVPCAPHTRRRVVFTARRSEAGMKLGFVRALSSEIIPIEECPISLPEIVAALDRLKALAELVCATTKSFRMTVTVTGSGLDVAVHESGKLGENQRRVASNFVIGEGLARLSVDGEIVVEPKKPVVMFGGIAVALPSGAFLQATQAAEQAMADIVGQHLSRAKKVTDLFAGCGSFALRLAAKSEVHAVEGDAPALAALDRAFRFASGLKRVTAERRDLFRRPLTFKELNAFDGLVFDPPRAGAEDQSKQIARSDVPLVAAVSCNPVTLARDLRILIDGGYSLKSVTPIDQFLWSPHVEAVALLEKPRKRR, encoded by the coding sequence ATGAGCGCGCGCTTCACCATCGCAAGGCTGGGCTCCCAAGGGGACGGCGTCGCCGAGGCTGAAGCCGGCGAGGTTTTCATTCCCTTCACGCTGCCCGGTGAAACCGTCAGCGCCGCGCGCGAGAAGGATCGCGCCACATTGATGGCTGTGCTGGAGACGTCGCCGCTGCGGATCGATCCAGCCTGCCGGCATTTCACCGATTGCGGCGGCTGCGCTCTCCAGCATCTGGAAGCCGAAGCCTATCGCCAGTGGAAGCGCGACAAGGTCGTGCAGGCACTGAGAATCAAGGGCATTGCCGGTGATGTTGGCGCGCTGGTTCCGTGCGCGCCCCACACACGCCGCCGCGTCGTCTTCACCGCCCGGCGGAGCGAGGCCGGCATGAAGCTGGGCTTCGTTCGTGCGCTGTCCTCCGAAATCATTCCCATCGAGGAATGCCCGATCTCATTGCCCGAAATCGTCGCCGCGCTCGACCGGCTGAAGGCCCTCGCAGAACTGGTTTGCGCAACGACAAAATCGTTCCGCATGACGGTCACTGTGACCGGTTCCGGTCTCGATGTCGCGGTTCACGAGTCCGGCAAGCTGGGAGAAAATCAGCGCCGCGTCGCCTCCAATTTTGTCATCGGCGAAGGGCTGGCCAGGCTTTCGGTGGATGGCGAGATCGTCGTCGAGCCGAAGAAGCCGGTGGTCATGTTCGGCGGCATCGCTGTGGCGTTGCCGTCGGGCGCCTTCCTTCAGGCCACTCAGGCCGCCGAGCAGGCGATGGCCGACATCGTCGGCCAGCATCTGTCGCGGGCGAAGAAGGTCACCGATCTTTTCGCCGGCTGCGGCAGTTTTGCGCTGCGCCTGGCCGCGAAGTCGGAAGTCCATGCGGTCGAAGGGGATGCGCCGGCCCTTGCGGCGCTCGACCGGGCGTTTCGTTTTGCCTCTGGCCTGAAGCGGGTGACCGCCGAACGTCGCGATCTGTTCCGCCGGCCGCTCACCTTCAAGGAGCTGAATGCCTTCGACGGTCTCGTCTTCGATCCGCCCCGCGCCGGCGCCGAGGATCAATCGAAGCAGATCGCCCGCTCCGACGTGCCGCTTGTCGCCGCGGTTTCCTGCAACCCGGTGACGCTGGCGCGGGACCTGCGCATCCTCATCGACGGTGGCTACAGCTTGAAAAGCGTCACGCCGATCGACCAGTTCCTGTGGTCGCCGCATGTCGAAGCCGTGGCGCTTTTGGAGAAGCCGCGGAAAAGGCGGTAA
- a CDS encoding TetR/AcrR family transcriptional regulator, with protein MAHRPRKEMIAETRAKLVAAARRAFGAVGYAEASMDDFTASAGLTRGALYHHFGDKKGLLQAVIAEIDAEMFARLKVVSTRADTPWRGFVDECTAYIEMALEPEIQRIVLRDGPAVLGDPSQWPSQSECIRSMTENLGKLRDEGTIVAVDAEAAARVISGASLHAAQWIANSDDPEATSKKAVKAFNVLLEGLLK; from the coding sequence ATGGCGCACAGGCCGCGCAAGGAGATGATCGCCGAGACACGTGCCAAGCTGGTCGCCGCAGCGCGCCGTGCCTTTGGCGCCGTCGGCTATGCGGAGGCCTCAATGGATGATTTCACCGCGTCGGCTGGGCTGACGCGCGGCGCGCTCTATCATCACTTCGGCGATAAGAAGGGCCTGCTGCAGGCGGTCATCGCCGAAATTGACGCTGAAATGTTCGCCAGGCTGAAAGTCGTTTCAACCAGGGCGGACACTCCCTGGCGCGGCTTTGTCGATGAATGCACGGCCTATATCGAGATGGCCCTGGAGCCGGAAATCCAGCGCATCGTGCTTCGCGATGGCCCGGCGGTGCTTGGCGATCCCTCACAATGGCCGAGCCAGAGTGAATGCATACGCTCCATGACCGAGAATCTTGGGAAATTGAGGGATGAGGGCACCATCGTTGCTGTCGATGCCGAAGCCGCTGCCCGGGTGATCAGCGGCGCCTCGCTGCATGCAGCCCAGTGGATCGCAAATTCGGACGATCCCGAAGCCACGTCGAAGAAGGCGGTGAAGGCATTCAACGTGCTTTTGGAAGGTCTGCTGAAATAG
- a CDS encoding DUF2277 domain-containing protein yields MCRNIKTLFNFDPPATHDEIRDAALQFVRKLSGTTRPSQRNQAAFDRAVEAIAASAHELLHSMETNHHPRNREEVAAKAKAKSALRFA; encoded by the coding sequence ATGTGCAGAAACATCAAGACCCTGTTCAATTTCGATCCGCCGGCAACCCATGACGAGATCCGCGATGCCGCACTTCAATTCGTGCGCAAATTGAGCGGAACGACGCGGCCCTCGCAGCGCAACCAGGCGGCCTTCGACCGTGCCGTCGAGGCGATTGCCGCATCGGCACACGAGCTGCTCCATTCCATGGAAACCAATCATCATCCGCGCAACCGCGAGGAAGTGGCGGCCAAGGCAAAGGCCAAATCGGCACTGCGCTTCGCCTGA
- the tldD gene encoding metalloprotease TldD, translating into MNSLIGQFDISDDRIKQIVAETINGADDGELFLEYSESEALMFDNGRLKTANFNTDQGFGLRAVAGEASGYAHSSDLSEASLLRAADAVSTVKGGYSGTLAAAPARTNRHLYGDENPIPSPSFEAKAKLLQEIDAWLRAEDPRVRQVTASLAASWQHVEIVRADGQVVRDIRPLVRINVSVVVGSGDRQESGSYGMGGRKAFGEFLVEDSWKHAAKEALRQALVNLEAIPAPAGTFDIVLSSGWPGVMLHEAVGHGLEGDFNRKKTSAFAGLLGQQVAAKGVTVVDDGTMPERRGSLTVDDEGTPSARNVLIDDGKLVGYMQDRQNARLMGMKATGNGRREGYAHQPMPRMTNTYMTAGDMEPDEIIASVKNGIYAVSFGGGQVDITSGKFVFGCTEAYMIENGKVTQPIKGAMLIGNGPDAMHRVSMVGNDMKLDNGIGMCGKAGQGVPVGVGQPHLRMNQMTVGGTRV; encoded by the coding sequence ATGAACAGCCTGATCGGCCAATTCGACATTTCCGACGATCGCATCAAACAGATCGTCGCCGAGACCATCAACGGCGCCGACGATGGCGAACTGTTCCTCGAATACAGCGAGAGCGAAGCGCTGATGTTCGACAATGGGCGGCTGAAGACCGCCAACTTCAACACTGACCAGGGCTTTGGCCTGCGTGCGGTTGCCGGCGAAGCCAGCGGCTACGCCCATTCCAGCGATCTTTCGGAAGCCTCGCTGCTGCGCGCTGCTGACGCCGTTTCAACCGTCAAGGGCGGCTATTCCGGCACGCTGGCCGCGGCACCCGCCCGCACCAACCGCCATCTCTACGGCGACGAAAACCCGATCCCCTCGCCCTCCTTCGAGGCCAAGGCCAAGCTTTTGCAGGAAATCGATGCCTGGCTGCGCGCCGAGGATCCGCGCGTGCGCCAAGTGACGGCCTCGCTCGCCGCCTCGTGGCAGCATGTCGAGATCGTGCGCGCCGACGGCCAGGTGGTGCGCGACATCCGCCCGTTGGTCAGGATCAACGTGTCGGTGGTGGTCGGCAGTGGCGACCGCCAGGAGAGCGGTTCCTACGGCATGGGCGGACGCAAGGCGTTTGGCGAGTTCCTGGTCGAGGACAGCTGGAAGCATGCGGCCAAGGAGGCACTGAGACAGGCGCTGGTCAATCTCGAAGCCATCCCGGCGCCCGCCGGCACCTTCGACATCGTGCTGTCCAGCGGCTGGCCCGGTGTCATGCTGCACGAGGCCGTCGGCCACGGGCTGGAAGGCGACTTCAACCGCAAGAAGACATCAGCCTTCGCCGGCCTGCTGGGCCAGCAGGTGGCCGCCAAAGGCGTCACCGTCGTCGACGACGGCACCATGCCCGAGCGGCGCGGTTCACTGACCGTCGACGATGAAGGCACGCCCTCGGCCCGCAACGTACTGATCGACGACGGCAAGCTCGTCGGCTACATGCAGGATCGCCAGAACGCGCGACTGATGGGCATGAAGGCCACCGGCAATGGCCGGCGCGAAGGCTACGCGCACCAGCCGATGCCGCGCATGACCAACACCTACATGACAGCAGGCGACATGGAGCCCGACGAGATCATCGCCTCGGTCAAGAACGGCATCTATGCCGTATCCTTCGGCGGCGGCCAGGTCGACATCACGTCGGGAAAATTCGTGTTCGGCTGCACCGAGGCCTACATGATCGAGAACGGCAAGGTGACACAGCCGATCAAGGGCGCCATGCTGATCGGCAACGGGCCGGATGCCATGCATCGCGTTTCGATGGTCGGCAACGACATGAAGCTCGACAACGGCATCGGCATGTGCGGCAAGGCCGGACAGGGCGTGCCGGTCGGTGTCGGCCAACCGCATCTCAGGATGAACCAGATGACGGTCGGCGGCACGCGGGTTTGA
- a CDS encoding RES family NAD+ phosphorylase, whose amino-acid sequence MPETRLTLWRAFVPRWAHLPLSGEGAVRFGGRWNPVGAPAVYAARELSTAWAEYNQGFVQHPALIAQLELSGARLADLTEPDTLTKLDTTADIHRCEWRDIMDRGLVPETHTLRDRLLANGLHGVIYPSFMSPGGTCVALWRWNEDDAPRLDVVDPDHRLPKTPASWL is encoded by the coding sequence ATGCCTGAAACCAGGCTGACCTTATGGCGTGCCTTCGTGCCGCGCTGGGCGCATCTGCCGCTTTCCGGCGAAGGCGCGGTCCGCTTTGGCGGCCGCTGGAATCCGGTGGGCGCCCCGGCGGTCTACGCCGCGAGGGAATTGTCCACTGCCTGGGCCGAGTACAATCAGGGCTTTGTCCAGCATCCGGCGCTGATCGCCCAGCTTGAACTCTCAGGCGCGCGGCTGGCCGACCTGACGGAGCCCGATACGCTGACCAAGCTCGACACGACGGCGGACATTCATCGATGCGAGTGGCGCGACATCATGGATCGAGGTTTGGTGCCTGAGACGCATACGCTGAGAGATCGCTTGCTTGCCAACGGCCTGCACGGGGTGATCTACCCCTCCTTCATGTCGCCTGGCGGCACATGTGTCGCGCTCTGGCGATGGAACGAGGACGATGCGCCGCGTCTTGACGTCGTCGATCCCGACCATCGCTTGCCAAAGACGCCGGCTTCGTGGCTATAG
- a CDS encoding MFS transporter: MSNPYREIFKARGAIGFAAAGFVARLPIAMAPIGIVAMLSQTHGEYWLAGAVSATYALANAFVAPQVSRLVDRLGQTRIVVPTTVLSVLAFVILIAAANQHWPIWTLFVSALLAAAMPSIPAMVRARWTEIFRDRPEMNTAFAFESVADELVYVAGASLSVGLSVALFPEAGMLASTLFLAFGSLAFIAQRSTEPRVRPVSHGSRGSAIRLRPVQIITFALIFIGATFATTEVSTVAITKELGQPGAASLVIGVYALGSFVVGIIVGALRLKAPLQFQLAIAIAIIALSTLPLLVADTLPLLALAVFVSGLAISPTFITAFGLIERHVPPAMLTEGITWVSTGIGIGMALGSFAAGAAVDAFGAQNGFWVSVASGVAALTTVLLGFRSLETPDCNMAACEAAAIPAE; encoded by the coding sequence ATGTCCAACCCCTATCGCGAAATCTTCAAGGCACGGGGAGCCATAGGCTTCGCCGCAGCCGGCTTTGTCGCCCGGCTGCCGATCGCCATGGCTCCGATCGGGATCGTCGCGATGCTGTCGCAGACGCACGGCGAATACTGGCTGGCTGGCGCCGTCTCGGCAACATACGCGCTGGCCAACGCTTTCGTCGCGCCGCAGGTATCAAGGCTGGTGGACCGTCTTGGCCAGACGCGGATCGTCGTGCCCACCACGGTCCTTTCCGTGCTCGCTTTTGTGATCCTGATTGCGGCGGCCAACCAGCATTGGCCGATATGGACGCTGTTCGTGTCGGCGCTGCTGGCCGCTGCCATGCCCAGCATCCCCGCAATGGTGCGCGCGCGCTGGACCGAGATCTTCCGCGATCGCCCCGAGATGAACACCGCGTTCGCCTTCGAGTCGGTGGCGGACGAACTGGTCTATGTCGCCGGGGCCTCGCTATCAGTGGGGTTGAGTGTCGCCCTGTTCCCGGAAGCGGGCATGCTGGCGAGCACACTGTTCCTCGCCTTCGGCTCGCTGGCCTTCATCGCGCAGCGTTCGACCGAGCCGCGAGTGCGACCGGTGAGCCATGGTTCGCGCGGCTCGGCAATCCGCCTGCGGCCGGTTCAGATCATCACCTTCGCCCTGATCTTCATCGGCGCGACCTTCGCGACCACGGAAGTGAGCACCGTGGCGATCACCAAGGAGCTTGGCCAGCCGGGCGCCGCCAGCCTCGTCATCGGCGTCTACGCGCTGGGATCGTTCGTCGTCGGCATCATCGTCGGTGCGCTCCGCCTGAAAGCGCCGCTGCAATTTCAGCTTGCCATCGCGATCGCCATCATCGCGCTCTCCACGCTGCCGCTGCTCGTCGCCGACACGTTGCCGCTGCTGGCGCTGGCCGTCTTCGTCAGCGGGCTGGCGATCTCGCCGACCTTCATCACGGCATTCGGCCTGATCGAGCGGCACGTGCCGCCGGCGATGCTGACCGAGGGCATCACCTGGGTATCGACAGGAATTGGCATCGGCATGGCGCTAGGCTCCTTCGCCGCCGGCGCGGCGGTAGACGCGTTCGGCGCTCAGAACGGGTTCTGGGTTTCAGTGGCGTCCGGCGTGGCCGCGCTGACCACCGTGTTGCTCGGCTTCCGCAGCCTTGAGACGCCGGATTGCAACATGGCCGCATGCGAAGCCGCCGCGATTCCCGCGGAATAA
- a CDS encoding TlyA family RNA methyltransferase, protein MNSPLPASPRQRLDELLVQRGLFASRSRARDAVERGTVTVDGTIARKPGQTVSPQCLIAIDDPAQGYVSRAALKLIAGLDHFGLDPAGSEALDIGASTGGFTQVLLERGATHVTAIDVGHGQLHPDIAGDPRVTVVEGLNARELSVADLAGRVPDFIVSDVSFISLKLALPPALALARSGTKAVFLVKPQFEAGREAIGKGGLLKDPYDAARVAGLLQEWLEGVPGWRTLGLHLSPIEGGDGNREFLLAGIKDARTGDARTGDAGIGDR, encoded by the coding sequence ATGAACTCCCCTCTGCCAGCCAGCCCACGCCAGCGGCTCGATGAACTGCTCGTCCAGCGCGGCCTGTTCGCCAGTCGCTCGCGCGCCCGTGACGCGGTGGAGCGTGGCACCGTGACGGTCGATGGCACCATCGCCCGCAAGCCCGGCCAGACCGTGTCGCCGCAATGTCTGATCGCCATCGACGACCCGGCGCAGGGCTATGTCTCGCGGGCCGCCCTGAAGCTGATTGCCGGGCTCGACCATTTCGGCCTCGATCCGGCCGGCAGCGAAGCGCTCGACATCGGCGCCTCGACCGGCGGCTTCACCCAGGTGCTGCTCGAACGCGGCGCGACGCATGTCACGGCGATCGATGTCGGCCATGGCCAGCTGCATCCCGACATTGCCGGCGACCCACGCGTGACGGTGGTCGAGGGGCTGAACGCTCGCGAACTCTCCGTCGCCGATCTGGCTGGGCGTGTTCCGGATTTCATCGTTTCCGATGTCAGCTTCATCTCGCTGAAACTGGCGCTGCCGCCGGCACTCGCTCTGGCCAGGAGCGGCACGAAAGCCGTGTTCCTGGTCAAGCCGCAATTCGAGGCCGGCCGCGAGGCGATCGGCAAGGGCGGCTTGCTGAAAGATCCCTATGATGCCGCCCGTGTTGCCGGCCTGCTGCAGGAGTGGCTCGAAGGCGTCCCCGGTTGGCGCACGCTGGGGCTGCATCTGTCGCCGATCGAAGGCGGCGACGGCAACCGTGAATTCCTGCTCGCCGGGATCAAGGATGCCCGGACTGGGGACGCCCGGACTGGGGATGCCGGGATTGGGGACCGATGA
- the dxs gene encoding 1-deoxy-D-xylulose-5-phosphate synthase, with product MNATLHTPLLDKVRIPADLRTLAESELPQLASELRAELIDAVSHTGGHLGAGLGVVELTVALHYVFNTPDDRLIWDVGHQAYPHKILTGRRDRIRTLRQEGGLSGFTRRVESEYDPFGAAHSSTSISAGLGMAMARDLSGGRNNVIAVIGDGAMSAGMAYEAMNNAGALDARLIVILNDNDMSIAPPTGAMSAYLARLASGKTYLGLRDFGKKLTSYLGKRADRAITRAVEHARGYVTGGTLFEELGFYHIGPIDGHNLEHLIPVLKNVRDNGDGPVLIHVVTQKGKGYGPAEAAPDKYHGVNKFDVITGAQAKAPANAPSYTKVFAESLLQEAREDDRIVAVTAAMPNGTGLDLFGEAFPSRIFDVGIAEQHAVTFAAGLATEGFKPFAAIYSTFLQRAYDQVVHDVAIQKLPVRFPIDRAGFVGADGATHCGAFDTTFLATLPGFVVMAAADEAELRHMVRTAASYDDGPIAFRYPRGNGVGVDMPERGSVLEIGKGRIIREGTKVALLSFGTRLQDCLLAAEELGAAGLSTTVADARFAKPLDEDLIRRLARSHEVLVTVEEGAVGGFASHVLQFLAHEGLLESGLKVRPLVLPDAFTDHAKPEKMYADAGLDAAGIVRTVFVALGHTARAQRA from the coding sequence GTGAACGCAACGCTTCATACGCCACTTCTCGACAAGGTCCGCATTCCGGCCGACCTGCGCACGCTTGCCGAAAGCGAGCTGCCGCAGCTGGCATCGGAACTTCGCGCCGAGTTGATCGACGCGGTGTCCCACACCGGTGGACATCTCGGCGCCGGCCTTGGCGTGGTCGAACTCACGGTTGCGCTGCACTATGTCTTCAACACGCCGGATGACCGGCTGATCTGGGATGTCGGCCACCAGGCCTATCCGCACAAGATCCTGACCGGCCGCCGTGACCGCATCCGCACTTTGCGCCAGGAGGGCGGCCTGTCCGGCTTCACCCGCCGCGTCGAGAGCGAATACGATCCGTTCGGCGCCGCACACTCTTCGACCTCCATTTCGGCCGGCCTCGGCATGGCCATGGCGCGCGACCTCTCCGGCGGCCGCAACAATGTCATCGCCGTCATCGGCGATGGTGCGATGTCGGCCGGCATGGCCTATGAGGCGATGAACAATGCCGGCGCACTCGATGCCCGACTGATCGTCATCCTCAACGATAATGACATGTCGATCGCCCCGCCGACCGGCGCGATGAGCGCCTATCTGGCGCGGCTGGCCTCAGGCAAGACCTATCTGGGCTTGCGCGATTTCGGCAAGAAGCTGACCTCCTATCTCGGCAAGCGCGCCGATCGGGCCATCACCCGGGCCGTCGAGCATGCGCGGGGATACGTCACTGGCGGCACGTTGTTCGAGGAGCTTGGCTTCTACCACATCGGTCCGATCGACGGGCACAATCTCGAGCACCTGATCCCGGTTTTGAAGAACGTCCGCGACAATGGCGACGGCCCGGTGCTGATCCATGTCGTGACGCAGAAGGGCAAGGGCTATGGGCCGGCCGAGGCCGCGCCCGACAAATATCACGGCGTCAACAAGTTCGACGTCATCACCGGCGCGCAGGCCAAGGCGCCGGCCAACGCGCCGAGCTATACCAAGGTCTTCGCCGAAAGCCTGCTGCAGGAAGCCCGGGAGGACGACCGCATCGTCGCCGTCACCGCCGCCATGCCGAATGGCACCGGCCTCGATCTCTTCGGCGAGGCGTTCCCGTCGAGGATATTCGATGTCGGCATCGCCGAGCAGCATGCGGTAACCTTCGCCGCCGGTCTCGCCACCGAAGGTTTCAAACCCTTCGCCGCAATCTATTCGACCTTCCTGCAGCGCGCCTATGATCAGGTCGTCCACGACGTCGCAATCCAGAAATTGCCGGTGCGCTTTCCCATCGATCGCGCCGGTTTCGTCGGTGCCGATGGCGCCACCCATTGCGGCGCTTTCGACACGACTTTCCTGGCGACGCTTCCGGGCTTCGTCGTCATGGCGGCGGCCGACGAGGCGGAACTGCGCCACATGGTGCGCACGGCTGCCAGCTATGATGACGGCCCCATCGCCTTCCGCTATCCGCGTGGCAACGGTGTCGGTGTCGACATGCCTGAACGCGGCTCGGTGCTCGAAATCGGCAAGGGCCGTATCATCAGGGAGGGCACCAAGGTTGCGTTGTTGTCCTTCGGCACGCGGCTGCAGGATTGTCTGCTGGCGGCCGAGGAGCTTGGCGCAGCCGGGCTCTCGACGACCGTTGCCGACGCTCGTTTCGCCAAGCCGCTCGACGAGGATCTGATCCGGCGGCTGGCCCGCTCGCACGAGGTGCTGGTGACGGTGGAAGAGGGGGCGGTCGGCGGCTTCGCCAGCCACGTGCTGCAGTTCCTCGCCCATGAAGGGCTGCTGGAAAGCGGCCTGAAAGTGCGCCCGCTTGTGCTGCCCGACGCTTTCACCGATCACGCCAAGCCCGAGAAGATGTATGCCGACGCCGGGCTGGACGCTGCCGGCATCGTGCGCACCGTGTTCGTCGCGCTGGGACATACCGCTCGCGCGCAGCGCGCCTGA
- a CDS encoding MbcA/ParS/Xre antitoxin family protein, giving the protein MNTAILEIPASRFGEERTPFLSARRVAELLGVNLTELAGLTGVARNTLAAKTGARKVDAALSPIVRILAMAGEMAGDEQRAAIWFKHQPIPGWAGKTAYDLVREGKTDKVLAYLEAVRSGIYA; this is encoded by the coding sequence ATGAATACCGCAATCCTTGAAATTCCAGCGTCGCGCTTCGGCGAGGAACGGACACCATTTCTTTCGGCAAGGCGGGTTGCTGAATTGCTCGGCGTCAACTTGACCGAACTGGCGGGCCTGACCGGTGTCGCGCGCAACACGCTTGCTGCCAAGACCGGCGCGCGCAAGGTCGACGCAGCGCTTAGTCCCATTGTCCGCATTCTGGCGATGGCGGGCGAAATGGCCGGCGACGAGCAGCGGGCGGCAATCTGGTTCAAGCATCAGCCGATCCCCGGCTGGGCGGGAAAGACCGCCTACGATCTCGTTCGCGAGGGCAAGACAGACAAGGTGCTTGCCTATCTGGAGGCAGTCCGCTCCGGCATCTATGCCTGA
- the ribB gene encoding 3,4-dihydroxy-2-butanone-4-phosphate synthase — MPYDQKKIVEALRAFERGEIVVVMDDDGRENEGDLIVAAVHCTPEKMAFIVRNTSGIVCTPMPREEAKRLNLSPMVADNDSAHTTAFTVSVDFKHGTTTGISADDRTLTVRNLANGNVGASDFVRPGHIFPLIAREGGVLMRSGHTEAAVDLCKLAGLPPVGVISELVNDDGTVMRGPQVQAFAEKHSLKQISVADLIAYRQRKETLVERVARSDIETPGGKAQVFTYTLPWDSMHHVAIVFGDIRDGEDVPVRLHSEDVVSDVFGTSHRLDAVMKSMGERKRGVIVYLREGSVGVAHQERKRPAPTDREDHEEARRRENEWREIGLGAQILKDLGISSINLIASRERHYVGLEGFGIHIAKTEIL; from the coding sequence ATGCCTTACGACCAGAAGAAAATCGTCGAAGCCCTGCGCGCTTTCGAACGCGGCGAGATCGTCGTCGTCATGGACGATGACGGGCGCGAGAACGAGGGCGACCTGATCGTTGCGGCCGTCCACTGCACGCCCGAAAAGATGGCGTTCATCGTCCGCAACACATCCGGCATCGTCTGCACGCCGATGCCGCGCGAGGAAGCCAAGCGCCTGAACCTGTCGCCGATGGTCGCCGACAATGATTCGGCTCACACCACCGCCTTCACCGTCAGCGTCGATTTCAAGCACGGCACCACGACCGGCATTTCGGCCGACGACCGCACGTTGACCGTGCGCAACCTCGCCAACGGCAATGTCGGCGCCTCCGATTTCGTCCGCCCCGGCCACATCTTTCCGCTGATTGCGCGCGAAGGCGGTGTGTTGATGCGTTCTGGCCATACCGAAGCCGCGGTCGACCTTTGCAAGCTCGCCGGCCTGCCGCCGGTCGGCGTCATTTCCGAGCTGGTCAATGACGACGGCACCGTCATGCGCGGCCCGCAAGTGCAGGCCTTCGCCGAAAAGCACAGCCTTAAGCAGATTTCGGTCGCCGATCTCATCGCCTACCGCCAGCGCAAGGAAACGTTGGTCGAGCGCGTCGCCCGTTCGGACATCGAAACCCCCGGTGGCAAGGCACAGGTCTTCACCTACACGCTGCCCTGGGATTCCATGCACCATGTGGCGATCGTCTTCGGCGACATCCGCGACGGCGAGGATGTGCCGGTGCGGCTGCATTCCGAGGATGTGGTGAGCGACGTGTTCGGCACCAGTCATCGGCTGGACGCCGTCATGAAATCGATGGGCGAGCGCAAGCGCGGCGTCATCGTCTATTTGCGCGAGGGCTCCGTCGGCGTCGCCCATCAGGAGCGCAAGCGGCCCGCTCCTACCGATCGCGAAGATCATGAAGAGGCGCGCCGCCGTGAAAACGAATGGCGCGAGATCGGGCTGGGCGCGCAGATCCTCAAGGATCTCGGGATTTCCTCGATCAACCTGATCGCCTCGCGCGAACGCCACTATGTCGGCCTCGAAGGTTTCGGCATCCACATCGCCAAGACCGAGATTCTCTAG
- a CDS encoding exodeoxyribonuclease VII small subunit yields MAGEVNEDVKAMSFEQALDALEKIVDDLERGDVPLDQSIRIYERGEALKLHCDRLLKAAEDKVEKIRLSRDGKPVGTEPLDAE; encoded by the coding sequence ATGGCTGGCGAAGTGAACGAAGACGTCAAGGCGATGAGCTTCGAGCAGGCGCTCGACGCGCTGGAGAAAATCGTCGATGATCTGGAACGCGGCGACGTCCCGCTTGACCAGTCGATCAGGATTTATGAGCGAGGCGAGGCGCTGAAGCTGCATTGCGACCGGCTGCTGAAGGCGGCCGAGGACAAGGTCGAGAAGATCAGGCTGTCGCGTGACGGTAAGCCGGTCGGGACGGAGCCACTCGACGCAGAATAG